Genomic DNA from Pseudomonadota bacterium:
AACTTTCAGAAAATTACACGTTGGATGGCAGGGCAATGGATGTCTGCAAATCAAGCTACATTTTTTGGTTGTATCTGTATTGTTCTTGTTTCTTTGTCTTTTTATGTCGGGTTAACTAACGGTAAATTTAGATGGACTTTACTTCTTGTTCCGCTTTTTTTAATTCTTCGTTTGATGATGAACACACTAGATGGAATGCTTGCAAGAGAATATAAAACAGGTTCGGTTTTTGGAGAAATATGTAATGAGGGCCTGGATATAATAGGAGATAATATCTGCTATGGAATCCTTTTCTTTGTGCCTGATATTTCAAAAGTACCGGTAGTGCTTTTTATTATATTAACGTGGTCAGCAGAATATTGGGGAGTTTTTGGCAACAGTATGCCAGGTGGGGTTCGAAGACATGAGACATTTTTGGGCGGAAA
This window encodes:
- a CDS encoding CDP-alcohol phosphatidyltransferase family protein, yielding MLYLQKGNFQKITRWMAGQWMSANQATFFGCICIVLVSLSFYVGLTNGKFRWTLLLVPLFLILRLMMNTLDGMLAREYKTGSVFGEICNEGLDIIGDNICYGILFFVPDISKVPVVLFIILTWSAEYWGVFGNSMPGGVRRHETFLGGKPDRAVWMGLMALVLYFKPDLIEFAGYYISGVCFFVFMTSVIRIKKIISDSKGKKYESYTWIGR